From the Paenibacillus sp. R14(2021) genome, the window CCAGTACCAATAATGATATCGCACAGGAAAAAAAGGCGTTGGAAATGATGCTGTCCTACGGCGTGGATGGACTTATTATTGAGCCTACCAGAAGTAATATATACAACCCCAATATCGCTTACTACCTGTCCTTTAAGGAGCAGGAGGTTCCGTTCGCGATGATCAATGCCTATTATGAAGAGCTGGAAGTTCCTTTCTTCTGTCTGGATGACGTGCAGTCCAGCTATCTCGCAACCCGGGAGCTGATTGCTAAGGGACATACCCAGATCGGCATCATCGCAAAAATGGATGATTTGCAAGGGAAGTTTAGAATGAAGGGATTCATCAAGGCCCTTGGGGAAGCCAAATTACGGTTCCAGCAAGAGCATGTGCTTTCTTTCGATACATCGACGAAGCCGGACCTGTCCGCTAACTTGGACGTGTATCTGAACGACAATCGGGATGTATTGACTGCGCTTGTGTGTTACAACGACGAGGTCGGCTTGGAAGTCGTGCATGCCTGCAGAAGACTTGGAATCTCCATTCCGGACGAGCTATCCATCATTGGCCAGGACAATTCATATATCGCCAAAAACGCGAATATCCAACTAACGACGCTGACGCACCCCCAAGAACAAATGGGACGCGACGCAGCGGACTGGGTCATTAAGCATTTACAAGGCAAAAAAGACTTGTCCACCAACACCTACTACCAACCCGTATTGATTGAGGGAGAAACGGTGAAGGAGATTGAGGTAGAGTAGTTACATGCGGGTCCGCATACGGCGGTACCAAAAGGTAACAGCCCTGGCGACTTAGGATTTCGTCATGTATTGGTGACTGCTTACCCTGCCTCAAATTCAGTTTGTGTACCTTAGCTCGTGCATTTGCCGCCGGCTTCCTTCATATTCCGCCTCCCTGCCTGCCTCATTGCTTTATTTTCCGCGCCAAATAAGGGTTTTCACCAAAAATTCGCCGTTACTTGTGGTACGGTTCACCGTATCATCCCTTAAGCAAAAAAGGGCGCCCTTGTCGCGCCCCTCTTTGCTATTTCCACCGATGCATATTTGATTTTATTGTCCATCCGCGCTAATGGTGAACCTCGCTTCACATACGTCGCAATGTTAGGTTGTAAAACTTGCTCCGTATCCGGAACCAGCATCATTCACGCTTGAACCATACTTAACAATGCCATTGCCTCTTCATGACCAGGATCGAGCACTAATAACTCACGCAAGTAATGCGACGCCTCTTGGACTAACTCTAACTCGAAGCAGCAAATAGCTAGACAATAATATACGGTCGATACGACTTCATCTTGTTCTTCAAGGATCGATATTTCCAGAAACCGTTTGGACTCCTCGTACATACCCATCTCAAACAGGACTAACCCCGCATCGAGCGCAAGATCGTACCGCTGCTCCATGACGTAGTACGAGGACCACATCCGCTGTATGCCTGTCAAAAGATCCTGCTTTTCTTCATCGTTCGCATCCGCAATCAGACTAGAGATCCGCTTCGTGTTCTGAATGAAAAATTCCGTATCGTATCCGCCCAAACGCCAAAAGCTTAAAATATGCTCCAGGCCCATGCTTTCTAAATTGCGATCTACCCATACCTTCATGCTAAAAAATTCATCCGGTCCATAGCGTTCGATAAACCGGCGATAAGCTAATCTCGTTTGGGGATAGTCCATCGGCTGTTCCACATGGAGAACGCAGCCAACATTAATATTTTTATTATGATGCGGTGGAAATAACGCCGCGGCTCCTCTTTGTTCAAACACATATTGAATCGCATGGTAGTTGGCCGTTAAAGAAAAGCTACCGTGCAGGGTCAACTCCGGCGGCTCTGCGAATTTCCAGCTATCCAGCAAGTGATCGCCTTTATCCGCCGTGACTAATAGAAAACCATGCTGCGACAACGTGTTTAGCCGCTCTAAAACGATTTGATCCAGCAATTCCGATGGTTTCAGTAAATCATGATGTTCGGGATATTCGACGTACACATCCGCTTCATAAACCTGTCCATCGCCTATATAAAGCAGCTCTTGCGGATGCTGTCAAAAAAGTAGTTGGCCACGATGACTAGCGGTTGTTGCAAGTCCCCTTGACGAATCCCATCTATATTGCGAATTTTGCCTAGGATGATTCAGCAGTACAATATATATTTCACAAGCTGTCCGAAGGACCCGATAGGCCCAGAAGGCAGCTTCTTTTCATTCCAATCAAACGGAGCAATACACATGAACAATTCCGATCTGCTACCACTTCCACAGAGCCAGTTCTGCACCGACGGCCTTTTCTTTGTTGGCAGCCAGAGAGGATCTCTTCGGCTTATAAATATAGACGAATGGTCACTTATGCTGATCACTGATTTGACTTAGAATTACCGTAAAAGATTGGAAAGGCTGTGATTTCAATGTTAATCAAAAGAGACAAATGGTTGCAATATCGCCTCCTTCGCAATACGTCCTCTCTCGCCCGACGGTTGCCAGAGACACAGTTGCTTAAGAAGGATGCATTACCGAAGATGCTGCTTCTCTATCGAAGCGTCGTACTGAAACCTCGTGACGGGAGTTACGGAAGGGATATCGTGTTCATTAAACAGAACGGCGCGAACGCCTATCGTATTCAAAACGAAAAGAATGCGGTCAACATAGGAGACACCGATAAGTTACTCCGATGGCTCCGTAAAACACACAGAGGTCGTGGATATATTGTCCAAAGGCGTCTGCAGCTTGCTCAAATTCAACACAAGCCGTTAGACATTCGGATAATGGCTCAGCGAAAAAAAGGCTTTTCATCCACTTGGAACGTGACAGGCACATACGCGAAAGTGGCGGCACAAGGATATCTAGTCACAAATGTGACCAGCCGCACCATTCCAGTACTTGAGGCGCTAAAATTAGCCCGAATCGGAGATCGGAGCTTGCTTGTCAAAGCGGAAAAGATCGCACTATTGGCTGCCAAACGACTGGGAGAGCGTTACCCCATGCTTAAACAAGTCGGGTTCGATATAGGCATCGACAGGAACCGCCGGATTTGGATCATTGAAGGCAATTATAAACCGGACTTGCGTCCTTTCCGGCTCTTGAAAGATTCCTCGATGTATCGCAGAATATTATGGTACAAGAAACATTAAGTCGAGAAAAAGACGACAAGCCTTTTATCTTGGCTGTCGTCCTTTCTGTTATTACCTCATCATGATCATGTCCGCTTTAGGATTTCACTTGCGTCTTTTGGCACTTACAACGCGCGTCACTTGAAACTGATTTACCCCTATCTGTATAATGGCGAACTTGCTGAAAGAAGTACCGGAAGACGTATAAGGGATCGCTTCAATATTTCCACTTGGCGTTTTGACGGTTGCGGTGATTCGAGTCAACAAACAGACTCCACGGCTGGAAGCTGTCCATGTCTCGTCACGCTGAACCGAATAACTGTCGTCACTGCAAAAGATCGATGCATACTCAACTTTTCCAGACGCATTAAAGGATGTAGAGTTAAAAATCTGAACGGGGTCGTAAGCATTTGGATTCCTATTTCCCATACCTAAAACCTCCTTTCTTATTGACATTATTCATTAAATGCAATTGAATCATTTTGGTAAGGTATAAATGTGGACAAGGAGTAAAAAAGTACGTTTGTCCGGTGGTCGCGAGGATACAGCAGCTGATGATGCTGTACCTCAAACAAAAAAAGAACCACCCTCGTTGTTAAACAGGTGGTTCGAGAACTATAGGTCTAATATAACAACCCTCATCTGGGTGTCTACATGAATTTCAAATCATCCACCAGCGAGCGCTATTACTATGCTTCGCAAAGTTTCTCAAAAAAATTTCACGCTTGAACCATGCTTAACAATGCCATTGCCTCTTCATGACCAGGATCGAGCACTAATAACTCACGCAAGTAATGCGACGCCTCTTGGACTAACGCTAACTCGAAGCAGCAAATAGCTAGACAATAATATACGGTCGATACGACTTCATCTTGTTCTTCAAGGATCGATATTTCAAGAAACCGTTTGGATTCCTCGTACATACTCATCTCAAACAGTACCAACCCCGCATCGAGCGCAAGATCGTACCGCTGCTCCATGACGTAGTACGAGGACCACATCCGCTGTATGCCTGTCAAAAGATCCTGCTTTTCTTCATCGTTCGCATCCGCAATCAGACTAGAGATCCGCTTCGTGCTCTGAATGAAAAATTCCGCATCGTATCCGCCCAAACGCCAAAAGCTTAAAATATGCTCCAGGCCCATGCTTTCTAAATTGCGATCTACCCATACCTTCATGCTAAAAAATTCATCCGGTCCATAGCGTTCGATAAACCGGCGATAAGCTAATCTCGTTTGGGGATAGTCCATCGGCTGTTCCACATGGAGAACGCAGCCAACATTAATATTTTTATAATGATGCGGTGGAAATAACGCCGCGGCTCCTCTTTGTTCAAACACATATTGAATCGCAT encodes:
- a CDS encoding GntR family transcriptional regulator, with translation MKPKYQIIIDDIKSYILSGTYKAGERIPSESALQDSYNVSRQTVRKAILALSNEGFLRSEKGSGTYVSSQYRSKPGGKAINKTIGVITTYISDYIFPSIIRGIESRLNEDNYSLLLASTNNDIAQEKKALEMMLSYGVDGLIIEPTRSNIYNPNIAYYLSFKEQEVPFAMINAYYEELEVPFFCLDDVQSSYLATRELIAKGHTQIGIIAKMDDLQGKFRMKGFIKALGEAKLRFQQEHVLSFDTSTKPDLSANLDVYLNDNRDVLTALVCYNDEVGLEVVHACRRLGISIPDELSIIGQDNSYIAKNANIQLTTLTHPQEQMGRDAADWVIKHLQGKKDLSTNTYYQPVLIEGETVKEIEVE
- a CDS encoding YheC/YheD family protein — encoded protein: MLIKRDKWLQYRLLRNTSSLARRLPETQLLKKDALPKMLLLYRSVVLKPRDGSYGRDIVFIKQNGANAYRIQNEKNAVNIGDTDKLLRWLRKTHRGRGYIVQRRLQLAQIQHKPLDIRIMAQRKKGFSSTWNVTGTYAKVAAQGYLVTNVTSRTIPVLEALKLARIGDRSLLVKAEKIALLAAKRLGERYPMLKQVGFDIGIDRNRRIWIIEGNYKPDLRPFRLLKDSSMYRRILWYKKH